Proteins co-encoded in one Eschrichtius robustus isolate mEscRob2 chromosome 8, mEscRob2.pri, whole genome shotgun sequence genomic window:
- the CCDC126 gene encoding coiled-coil domain-containing protein 126 — translation MIFTISRKNMSQKLSLLLLVFGLIWGLMLLHYTFQQPRHQSSVKLREQILDLSKRYVKALAEENKNTVDVENGASMAGYADLKRTIAVLLDDILQRLVKLENKVDYIVVNGSATNTTNGTSGNLVPVTTNKRINASGSIR, via the exons ATGATTTTTACAATCTCAAGAAAAAATATGTCCCAGAAATTGAGTTTACTGTTGCTTGTATTTGGACTCATTTGGGGATTGATGTTACTGCACTATACTTTTCAACAACCAAGACATCAAAGCAGTGTCAAGTTACGTGAACAAATACTAGATTTAAGCAAAAGATACGTTAAAGCTCTAGCAGAGGAAAATAAGAACACAGTGGATGTCGAGAATGGCGCTTCTATGGCAGGATATG ctgATCTAAAAAGAACAATTGCTGTCCTTTTGGATGACATTTTACAACGTTTGGTAAAGCTGGAGAACAAAGTCGACTATATTGTTGTGAACGGCTCAGCAACCAACACTACCAATGGTACTAGTGGGAATCTGGTGCCAGTGACGACAAATAAAAGGATAAATGCATCAGGCAGCATTAGATAG